A region of Chloracidobacterium sp. DNA encodes the following proteins:
- a CDS encoding sigma-54-dependent Fis family transcriptional regulator: MADKTGKVLIVDDDRFVRMALSEALKAWEYETFEADSVKSAKRVFADEEPGIVLLDIDLPDGSGLDVLTHIKEQSPETIAVMITGNVDVENTVAALRGGAHDFIGKPVRIEELRVTLRNASETRELRREVRQARNERKRSFDFSEIIGESDAMKKAMELARRVAVSDVGSILLNGETGTGKDLFARAIHFASERAEAPYLAINCAALPANLIESELFGYEKGAFTDAKTKKEGLFEQAHGGTIFLDEIGEMDISLQAKLLRVLEESTFRRVGGLKDIKLDARIVAASNRNLKQESENGNFRLDLYFRLSVIQVDIPPLRERGDDIILLANYYIDRVNLKRRGKSLSGLAPDVERIFRKYSWSGNVRELRNVIERASILEDGDLVTSAHLPADMLGGHSSQSAGGSTFVLPADGVPLETVEFELARQAFERTDGNLTRAAKLLDISRDQLRYKLKKAGYDMDAADK; this comes from the coding sequence ATGGCAGATAAGACTGGGAAAGTTCTGATTGTTGATGACGACCGCTTTGTGCGAATGGCACTTAGCGAGGCGCTAAAGGCATGGGAATACGAAACCTTCGAAGCTGACAGTGTTAAGTCCGCCAAAAGGGTTTTTGCCGACGAAGAACCGGGGATCGTTCTGCTCGATATTGACCTGCCGGACGGTTCGGGCTTAGATGTTTTGACCCACATAAAAGAGCAGAGCCCGGAGACCATCGCGGTGATGATCACGGGCAATGTCGACGTCGAAAATACTGTTGCGGCCCTTCGCGGTGGGGCGCATGATTTTATTGGAAAGCCGGTCAGGATCGAGGAACTGAGGGTCACGCTTCGAAACGCAAGCGAAACACGAGAGCTTCGCCGTGAGGTCAGACAGGCACGAAACGAACGAAAGCGCAGTTTTGATTTCTCAGAGATTATCGGTGAGTCCGATGCTATGAAAAAGGCCATGGAACTCGCTAGGCGAGTTGCTGTTTCAGACGTCGGCTCGATCCTGCTCAATGGAGAAACCGGTACTGGCAAGGACCTTTTTGCGAGAGCGATACATTTTGCGTCCGAAAGGGCCGAAGCTCCGTACCTCGCTATCAATTGCGCGGCATTACCAGCGAATCTTATCGAATCGGAGCTATTCGGTTATGAAAAGGGAGCCTTTACCGACGCCAAAACAAAAAAAGAAGGGCTTTTCGAACAGGCTCACGGCGGCACGATCTTTTTGGATGAGATCGGTGAGATGGATATCTCGCTGCAGGCAAAGCTTTTACGGGTACTCGAGGAAAGTACATTTCGCCGCGTTGGCGGCCTGAAGGATATCAAGCTCGACGCGCGGATCGTCGCCGCGTCGAACAGGAACCTGAAACAGGAAAGCGAGAACGGTAATTTTCGGCTCGATCTTTACTTTCGGCTGTCGGTCATACAGGTCGATATTCCACCGCTCCGCGAGCGAGGTGACGACATTATTCTACTTGCGAACTACTACATCGATCGGGTCAATCTTAAACGCCGTGGAAAATCTTTGTCAGGGTTGGCCCCTGATGTCGAGCGGATATTTCGCAAGTATAGTTGGAGCGGCAATGTACGAGAGCTAAGAAACGTCATTGAACGAGCCTCCATTCTTGAGGACGGCGACCTTGTCACGTCTGCCCATCTGCCTGCGGATATGCTCGGAGGACATTCGAGTCAATCGGCGGGCGGCTCCACATTTGTTCTGCCTGCAGATGGTGTTCCGCTGGAAACAGTGGAGTTTGAACTGGCTCGGCAGGCTTTCGAACGCACTGACGGCAATCTGACGCGTGCGGCCAAGCTGCTCGACATTTCGCGCGACCAACTCCGTTACAAACTCAAAAAAGCCGGTTACGATATGGACGCAGCCGATAAGTAG
- a CDS encoding aminotransferase class V-fold PLP-dependent enzyme, with protein MHNVDLDLVEMSLDVIKYAIARISDTDPKLGFPVKAEELKKRVGETITPKGIGGEMAFQLFRDVLVQASVPIDHPRHLAFVPASPTRSAILFDLVTSATSVHGAFWLEGAGCIFVENQAMEWLVSLTGMPAGSFGVFTSGGTEANLSAMVTAREYWRSQDEGRRMQRGLLITSSGAHSSVKAMARVIDADIIFIDNERLEGSRLSDAIAKMSKADRERLFAVIVTGGTTNAGIIDDLAGIAAICGVESIWMHVDAAYGGGALAAPSVRHLFNGIERADSVTIDPHKWLFAPYDCGAVIYRDPSLAKKAHTQEGSYLDYFNDEWVTGFNPSDYQIQLTRRVRGLPLWFSLAMHGTYRYTAAIERGIELAKTAGRLITETPHTQLVREPSLSCVLYRRLGWSPEDYRAWTYRNHKSGFALVAPTHWKTGENNETVSRFCFINPNTTEQDIKDILATMA; from the coding sequence ATGCATAACGTAGATCTTGACCTGGTAGAAATGTCGCTCGATGTGATCAAGTACGCGATCGCGAGGATCTCTGACACCGACCCAAAGCTCGGCTTTCCAGTGAAGGCTGAGGAGTTAAAGAAACGTGTCGGTGAGACGATCACACCAAAGGGCATCGGCGGCGAAATGGCGTTCCAATTGTTCCGCGATGTGCTGGTCCAGGCCAGCGTCCCTATCGATCATCCTCGTCATCTGGCTTTCGTGCCGGCATCGCCGACGCGGTCCGCGATCCTGTTTGACCTTGTCACATCGGCGACGAGCGTCCATGGAGCATTTTGGCTCGAAGGTGCGGGTTGCATCTTCGTTGAGAACCAGGCAATGGAATGGCTGGTGTCGCTAACAGGAATGCCCGCCGGATCGTTCGGCGTCTTTACGAGCGGCGGCACCGAAGCTAATCTCTCGGCGATGGTCACAGCTCGCGAATACTGGCGTAGCCAGGACGAAGGGAGGCGAATGCAGCGCGGCCTCCTCATTACATCGAGCGGCGCTCATTCGTCTGTTAAAGCGATGGCTAGGGTGATCGATGCGGACATCATTTTTATTGACAATGAACGTCTCGAAGGGTCGCGACTATCTGACGCGATTGCAAAAATGTCCAAGGCCGACCGAGAACGATTGTTTGCAGTTATCGTCACCGGCGGCACTACGAATGCCGGGATAATCGATGATCTTGCAGGGATCGCAGCTATCTGCGGAGTTGAAAGCATCTGGATGCACGTTGACGCCGCATATGGAGGAGGGGCTCTTGCAGCGCCGTCAGTCCGTCATTTATTTAATGGCATCGAACGAGCCGACAGCGTCACCATCGACCCGCACAAATGGCTGTTTGCTCCGTACGATTGCGGTGCGGTAATCTACCGAGATCCCTCACTCGCCAAAAAGGCCCATACTCAAGAAGGCTCGTATCTGGACTATTTCAATGACGAATGGGTTACGGGTTTTAATCCGTCGGACTATCAGATACAACTAACACGGCGCGTCCGCGGCCTGCCGCTTTGGTTTTCGCTGGCTATGCACGGGACCTATCGGTACACAGCCGCCATCGAGCGGGGCATCGAGCTGGCAAAAACAGCAGGCCGGTTGATCACTGAGACGCCCCATACTCAACTTGTTCGCGAACCGAGCCTTTCCTGCGTTTTGTACAGGCGACTCGGCTGGTCACCCGAAGACTACAGGGCGTGGACATACCGCAATCACAAATCCGGCTTTGCACTTGTGGCTCCAACCCATTGGAAAACCGGTGAAAACAATGAAACCGTATCGCGATTTTGTTTCATAAACCCAAACACAACCGAGCAGGACATCAAAGACATCTTGGCGACAATGGCTTAG
- a CDS encoding tetratricopeptide repeat protein, translating to MGKNNILFGIIGLFVGLVIGFMVANSFNKNSTIAASTEMKTNSNLPPGHPAITETGETNGTAPSGGMQPEIMAAIEKAKKSPADFDAQIAAADTYYQIDRYDEAINYLKTANKIKPDDREVIVRLGNANFDAEQFEEAEKWYIAAIAKKADDLDVRTDLGLTFVFREPPNYDRAIQEFNRALEIDPKHIQSLQNITVAYTKKGEMLKATEALAKLEAIEPANKSIARLREEIQNIGAAK from the coding sequence ATGGGGAAGAACAACATACTTTTCGGAATTATTGGGCTTTTCGTTGGACTGGTCATCGGGTTTATGGTTGCAAACTCTTTCAATAAGAACAGCACAATAGCAGCGTCCACAGAGATGAAAACTAATTCAAATTTGCCGCCCGGCCACCCTGCAATCACTGAAACTGGTGAAACAAACGGGACTGCGCCGTCAGGAGGAATGCAGCCCGAGATAATGGCCGCGATCGAAAAGGCAAAGAAATCACCGGCAGATTTTGACGCCCAGATCGCAGCTGCCGACACGTATTACCAAATCGATCGGTATGACGAAGCGATCAATTACCTAAAGACAGCCAATAAGATAAAACCCGACGATCGCGAGGTCATAGTGCGTCTTGGCAATGCCAATTTTGATGCCGAACAGTTCGAAGAGGCCGAAAAATGGTACATCGCAGCGATCGCCAAAAAGGCGGATGATCTGGATGTTCGCACCGACCTCGGCCTAACGTTCGTTTTCCGCGAACCGCCGAATTACGACCGTGCGATCCAGGAATTTAACCGAGCCCTGGAGATCGACCCGAAGCACATACAATCATTGCAAAATATAACGGTTGCCTACACCAAAAAAGGCGAAATGTTAAAAGCAACCGAGGCACTCGCGAAACTCGAGGCCATCGAGCCCGCCAATAAATCTATCGCAAGACTCCGTGAGGAAATTCAGAACATCGGAGCCGCGAAGTAA
- a CDS encoding VCBS repeat-containing protein codes for MKLNIKSIKVVAIAIFTVIAVLAFIFSGETKKVQADSDGPPIGRTGAPGETTCTSCHSQNAGSGQFNIVAPANYVPGQTYVIQVQHATADSSRTAWGFELTALNGTNTAAGTFANITAVTRTRTGNGRNYIEQSGSGFFPGQTGAASWSFNWTAPATNVGAITMYAAGLQGDNDGNDSGDQTYTKTAAIQAGGLSTPTNTPTNTPTNTPTLTATNTPTNTATKTPTSTPTNKPTLTATNTPTLTPTNTPSNTPTNTPTNTATNTPTSTNSNTPTMTPAFTSTGTATATVTATATNAPTMTPTNTPPNSPTATVTATNTPTVTPTNTPANTPTSTPTATPVVTPNHGFSDFDGDGRADSGVFRPSEGYWYLNQSTGGFSAVQWGIATDKLTPADFDGDNKADIAVWREDVATQAAYYILQSSTNTVRTEVFGQTGDDPTITGDWDGDGKADPAVFRDSAIGSQSYFFYRGSLNNPTGIVTYRAWGTTGDRAMRGDFDGDGKMDLAVFRPSNAVWYIVESLNGVTRYEYWGLPTDKFVPADYDGDLKTDTAIFRNGIWYIKQSSNGQHVNHQWGLDTDLLAPADYDGDGKTDPAIYRGGTWYMWMSSSGSINTRVFGLASDKPIAGAYIK; via the coding sequence ATGAAACTGAATATTAAATCTATCAAGGTTGTTGCCATTGCAATATTTACCGTCATTGCGGTCTTGGCATTTATTTTTTCTGGCGAAACGAAGAAAGTACAAGCTGACAGCGACGGCCCGCCGATTGGGCGGACCGGAGCACCAGGCGAAACGACGTGCACATCTTGTCACTCGCAAAATGCGGGGTCGGGTCAATTTAATATCGTCGCTCCTGCAAACTACGTCCCGGGTCAAACGTATGTAATACAGGTACAGCATGCGACCGCTGACTCATCGAGAACAGCGTGGGGGTTTGAATTAACTGCCCTCAACGGAACGAATACCGCCGCCGGCACATTTGCGAACATAACGGCTGTTACGAGGACCAGAACGGGTAATGGCCGCAATTACATAGAACAAAGTGGCTCGGGCTTTTTCCCGGGGCAAACCGGAGCTGCAAGCTGGTCTTTTAACTGGACCGCCCCGGCAACGAATGTAGGAGCGATAACAATGTACGCTGCCGGGTTGCAGGGGGATAACGATGGAAACGACAGCGGTGATCAAACCTATACCAAGACGGCCGCCATTCAAGCGGGCGGACTGTCGACACCGACAAATACACCAACGAATACACCAACCAACACACCGACGTTAACTGCGACTAACACGCCAACAAATACAGCAACAAAGACACCGACGAGTACTCCAACAAATAAGCCGACGCTGACTGCGACAAATACACCAACACTTACTCCGACGAATACGCCATCAAATACACCAACGAACACCCCAACAAATACAGCAACAAATACACCGACAAGCACCAATTCAAATACCCCGACGATGACGCCGGCGTTTACGTCAACGGGTACAGCAACAGCGACAGTAACGGCAACAGCGACCAACGCCCCAACGATGACGCCGACAAATACGCCACCGAATTCTCCAACTGCAACTGTAACCGCGACTAACACTCCAACTGTGACGCCGACGAATACTCCAGCAAACACACCCACAAGTACGCCGACGGCGACGCCCGTTGTAACGCCGAATCATGGGTTTTCTGATTTTGACGGAGACGGCAGAGCAGACAGTGGTGTTTTTCGGCCAAGTGAAGGCTACTGGTATCTCAATCAGAGTACCGGTGGATTTAGTGCGGTTCAGTGGGGAATTGCAACCGATAAACTGACGCCCGCCGATTTTGATGGCGATAATAAAGCAGACATTGCCGTTTGGCGTGAGGATGTAGCGACGCAGGCAGCGTATTATATTCTGCAGAGTTCGACAAACACGGTAAGGACCGAAGTGTTCGGACAAACCGGCGATGATCCGACCATAACCGGTGACTGGGACGGAGATGGTAAGGCCGATCCTGCCGTTTTTCGTGATTCGGCTATTGGTTCCCAGAGCTACTTCTTTTACCGTGGTTCGCTGAACAACCCGACAGGAATAGTAACTTATCGTGCATGGGGCACGACTGGAGACCGCGCCATGCGAGGAGATTTTGATGGCGACGGCAAGATGGATCTTGCAGTTTTCCGGCCATCAAACGCGGTCTGGTATATAGTCGAGAGTTTGAATGGAGTAACGCGATACGAGTATTGGGGTTTACCGACAGATAAATTTGTTCCCGCCGACTACGATGGGGATTTGAAGACTGACACCGCGATATTCAGAAACGGTATCTGGTATATAAAACAAAGCTCGAACGGGCAACATGTAAATCATCAATGGGGGTTGGACACCGATTTGCTTGCACCTGCCGACTACGATGGAGACGGTAAGACCGATCCCGCGATCTACCGTGGCGGAACCTGGTATATGTGGATGAGCAGTTCAGGCTCGATCAACACAAGGGTCTTCGGCCTCGCGTCGGACAAACCCATAGCTGGTGCTTACATCAAGTAA
- a CDS encoding carboxypeptidase regulatory-like domain-containing protein — translation MTPADSEVIIPVAINGAVNKGIISYEFDLRYDPTVIQPQAEPVDLAGTVSRGLTAVANPNEPGLLRVVMYGAYPIDSNGLLLNLKFTAVGAPGSTSPLTWENVMFNEGDPGTLATDGTIELSASAPNQAELTGRVVNTMGQGIANARVTLTDTTTGAICSAMSNGFGAYRFGGLTVGQTYTVSVDSKHSTFAPLTVSVTGQVIGVEIIAKP, via the coding sequence GTGACACCGGCTGACAGCGAAGTGATCATACCTGTGGCTATCAACGGAGCGGTGAATAAGGGAATTATCTCTTATGAATTCGATCTCCGTTATGATCCGACAGTGATCCAGCCTCAGGCAGAGCCTGTTGACCTGGCAGGAACGGTTAGCCGCGGCTTAACAGCAGTGGCAAACCCGAACGAGCCGGGACTGCTGAGAGTGGTCATGTACGGAGCGTATCCGATCGACAGCAACGGATTGCTGCTCAACCTCAAGTTCACGGCAGTCGGAGCCCCTGGTTCCACCTCGCCGCTTACTTGGGAGAACGTGATGTTCAATGAAGGCGATCCGGGAACGCTTGCAACGGACGGAACGATCGAATTGTCAGCCTCGGCACCAAACCAGGCCGAGTTGACAGGCCGTGTGGTGAACACGATGGGACAGGGCATTGCAAATGCCCGCGTCACATTGACGGACACCACAACGGGAGCGATCTGTTCTGCAATGTCGAATGGATTCGGAGCATATCGTTTCGGAGGGCTGACAGTCGGCCAGACGTACACGGTCAGCGTCGATTCCAAGCACTCAACATTTGCACCGCTGACGGTCAGCGTTACCGGTCAAGTGATCGGCGTCGAAATAATCGCCAAACCATAA
- a CDS encoding cytochrome c, whose protein sequence is MRTNRTKLFAIVFFALPLLFVAFSNGTPVKVAAYTFDEPAATYKAKCAACHTPTASKFYDPAKSDEEHVQTILKGKKGAKPPYMPGYEEKGMTADEAKALAGYMKTLKPAAN, encoded by the coding sequence ATGAGAACCAATCGAACAAAATTATTCGCAATCGTATTTTTTGCATTACCACTCCTTTTTGTCGCGTTTTCCAACGGAACGCCGGTGAAAGTAGCCGCTTACACCTTCGATGAACCCGCTGCAACATACAAAGCAAAATGCGCTGCTTGCCATACGCCAACTGCAAGCAAATTTTATGACCCGGCAAAGTCTGATGAAGAGCATGTGCAAACGATCTTGAAAGGCAAGAAAGGCGCGAAGCCGCCTTATATGCCGGGATATGAAGAGAAGGGGATGACCGCAGACGAAGCCAAGGCTTTAGCGGGTTATATGAAAACGCTGAAACCTGCGGCGAATTGA
- a CDS encoding NapC/NirT family cytochrome c — MKDESEIKDESPGAEPTGRRLPSLLRNYISFIGMALTAASLTSFSLLLLIGLGSSENPYTDLITFIFVPSILVFGLFIVLTGALWERRRRRNKSPDEIAAYPILDLNDPRRRRSLIVFMCAAFIFLFMTAFGSYRAFEYTESVAFCGLACHSVMKPEYVAYQASPHAKVLCVECHVGGGPEAYVQSKFTGMRQLYGVVTGHYNRPIHTPVSNMREATETCQKCHWTEKYHGDILKVFNHYEYDEQNSLNQTRMQIKVGGGDPKGGQVGGIHWHMNVANEITFISADEKRQNIPWVRMKDAAGRVVEYKTQESILTANEIEQTPKRKMDCIDCHSRPAHIYLSPNQAVDQAFDSGRLDVSLPFLKAKAVETLAKPYNTNDEALSTISADINEYYRINYADLYASKSASISTAVTEIQRLYQTYFFPEMKTDWKASADNIGHYNAQGCFRCHDGQHLSGDGRVIRNDCNICHTTISQTFDGKTVPAKDGQFQHPVDLGDKNTWQCAACHKGDQTFKHPLNLGDISQFQCAECHKSTDAMTVKY; from the coding sequence ATGAAAGACGAGAGCGAGATCAAAGACGAGTCTCCAGGTGCGGAACCAACCGGACGTCGCCTGCCAAGTTTGCTGCGAAACTACATAAGTTTCATAGGGATGGCTTTAACGGCTGCGAGTTTGACCAGTTTCTCTCTTCTCCTATTGATCGGACTGGGCTCATCCGAAAATCCATATACCGATCTGATCACCTTTATATTTGTACCAAGCATTCTGGTGTTTGGACTGTTCATCGTCCTCACAGGGGCTCTATGGGAACGACGCAGGAGACGCAATAAGTCGCCCGACGAGATCGCGGCATATCCGATACTCGATCTCAACGACCCGAGGCGGCGGCGGTCGTTGATCGTTTTCATGTGCGCGGCGTTTATTTTCCTTTTTATGACCGCTTTTGGCAGCTATCGCGCCTTTGAATATACAGAGTCGGTCGCGTTCTGCGGCTTGGCTTGTCACAGCGTAATGAAACCGGAGTATGTTGCATATCAGGCATCGCCCCACGCCAAAGTGCTTTGTGTTGAGTGTCACGTCGGTGGCGGACCCGAGGCTTACGTTCAATCAAAATTCACAGGGATGCGGCAGCTCTACGGCGTTGTTACCGGACACTACAATCGGCCGATACATACGCCTGTCTCGAATATGCGCGAAGCGACTGAAACCTGTCAGAAATGCCATTGGACTGAAAAATATCACGGTGACATATTAAAGGTTTTCAATCATTACGAGTACGACGAACAAAACTCACTGAACCAAACACGTATGCAGATCAAGGTTGGCGGGGGTGATCCGAAAGGCGGACAGGTTGGCGGCATACATTGGCATATGAACGTCGCCAATGAGATCACATTTATTTCTGCGGACGAAAAGCGACAAAATATTCCGTGGGTCCGCATGAAAGACGCGGCGGGCCGCGTTGTTGAGTATAAGACCCAGGAGTCGATACTTACGGCTAACGAGATCGAACAGACACCGAAACGCAAAATGGACTGCATAGATTGTCACAGCCGTCCTGCTCACATCTATCTGTCGCCAAATCAGGCTGTCGATCAGGCATTTGATTCTGGCCGCCTCGACGTCTCGCTTCCCTTCCTTAAGGCAAAAGCTGTCGAGACACTTGCAAAACCGTACAATACAAACGACGAGGCTCTGTCGACAATTTCTGCTGACATTAATGAATACTACCGGATCAATTATGCCGATCTATACGCCTCTAAGAGTGCGTCGATCAGCACTGCCGTTACCGAGATCCAGCGGCTGTACCAGACTTACTTCTTTCCCGAAATGAAGACGGACTGGAAGGCTTCAGCCGACAATATCGGCCACTATAATGCTCAGGGTTGTTTTCGATGTCACGATGGACAGCATTTGAGCGGCGATGGTCGGGTTATAAGGAATGACTGCAATATTTGTCACACCACGATCTCACAGACCTTTGACGGTAAGACGGTTCCGGCAAAAGACGGGCAGTTTCAACATCCGGTAGATCTTGGCGACAAAAACACCTGGCAATGTGCCGCATGCCATAAGGGCGATCAGACTTTCAAGCATCCGCTCAATCTCGGCGACATTTCACAGTTCCAATGTGCCGAGTGTCACAAATCAACCGATGCGATGACGGTCAAATATTAG
- a CDS encoding cytochrome C has translation MASAFKIKVALFTVFALALVGWGVSGSVSPALGDAVTQEYIQPETIANASADDYVGSDSCKECHEDAFKNFAGTKHAKLKHVASWKDKVQGCESCHGPGKKHLEDATDPKNIISFKKKDSKFISESCLTCHSGKESHNNYRRGEHWRNDVSCIDCHSPHAAPFEHEKAGSVTFINDVSRENPNKASTLRLKASEPQLCMSCHTETKSQFSKPFHHKVMEGTMKCSDCHNPHGGFEAKQAKLGVGADVSCLKCHAGKQGPFVFEHAPLKTEGCAACHAPHGSSNPKMLNRNSIRQLCMECHSSLSNAEPGAPQAPHNQSTTRYQNCTICHSQIHGSNASKYFFR, from the coding sequence ATGGCTTCAGCTTTTAAGATAAAGGTTGCTCTATTTACGGTTTTTGCCCTGGCACTAGTAGGCTGGGGCGTCTCGGGAAGCGTTTCACCGGCTCTCGGTGACGCTGTCACTCAGGAATACATACAACCTGAAACGATCGCCAACGCGAGCGCGGATGATTATGTCGGCAGCGATTCCTGTAAGGAATGCCACGAGGACGCGTTTAAGAACTTTGCAGGCACCAAGCACGCCAAGCTAAAACACGTGGCCAGTTGGAAGGACAAGGTTCAAGGCTGCGAGTCGTGTCACGGCCCGGGCAAGAAGCATCTGGAAGATGCGACTGATCCGAAAAATATAATTTCGTTCAAGAAGAAAGATTCAAAATTCATATCCGAATCCTGCCTGACCTGTCACTCCGGAAAAGAATCTCATAACAACTACCGCCGCGGCGAGCATTGGCGAAATGATGTCAGCTGCATCGACTGCCATAGTCCGCATGCCGCGCCCTTTGAGCATGAAAAAGCGGGTTCGGTCACGTTCATTAACGATGTTTCACGTGAGAATCCAAATAAGGCCTCGACGCTCAGGCTAAAGGCAAGCGAACCTCAGCTTTGTATGAGCTGTCATACCGAAACAAAATCCCAGTTCAGCAAACCTTTCCATCATAAGGTGATGGAAGGAACAATGAAGTGCAGCGATTGTCACAATCCGCATGGCGGTTTCGAGGCAAAACAAGCGAAGTTGGGAGTAGGAGCGGATGTTTCATGTCTCAAATGCCATGCGGGCAAACAGGGCCCGTTTGTATTCGAACACGCCCCTCTAAAGACCGAGGGATGCGCGGCGTGCCACGCACCACACGGATCTAGTAACCCAAAAATGTTGAACCGAAATTCGATCCGGCAGCTCTGCATGGAATGTCATAGCAGCCTGTCCAACGCGGAACCCGGAGCTCCGCAAGCACCGCATAATCAGTCGACGACACGTTATCAGAACTGCACGATCTGCCATAGCCAGATCCACGGTTCGAATGCGAGCAAATACTTCTTTAGATAG